The window TGACCTGGTGGCTGACGGCGGCCTGAGTGACGCAAAGTTCAATGGCGGCCTGGGTGAAGCTCAGGTGTCGCGCGGCTGCTTCAAAAGCTCGGATGGCGTTAAGAGGAAGGTGTGGTCTGGCCATGTATGCCCAAATTTTATTTATAGCTAATGCAAAAATTGGTCGTTTGTTCTCAATTCCTCTGAATCATAAGCTATCGATCCCTAAGCGTTAAGGGCTTCGTCGCTGGTTTGGTATAAATATAATTTGTGCTTGCAAGCCAAACCCTTTTTCTACGGTTGATAGATCAACGCTTAGTCACTTCATTCAACATGGCGAGTAATCTTGGAGATACTTATGAGTTTTTTGGTGACGCGTCGTCGTTTGGCGGCGTTACTGGGATCAGCGTGCGTAGGCGGTCTATTGATGCTTTCCGGCGTCAGCGCAGCGGCGGATAAGCCTGTTCAGTTGGAAAAGGTTTTTGCGAAACTGGAAGATCGGTTGGGCGCGCGCATGGGGGTGATGGTGCTGGATACGCAGACCGGTCGGACCTGGGAGCAGCGCGGACAGGAGCGTTTTCCTTTGTGCAGTACATTTAAAGTGCTGGCCTGTGCGGCGTTGCTGGCGAAAGTGGACGCCGGTGAGGAAAATCTGACGCGCCGCGTACAGATTCAAGCCAGGGACATCGTGACCTATTCTCCTGTCACCAAAGACCGTATCGGCGGAGAGGGAATGACTCTGGGAGAGTTGTGTCATGCGGCCATGACCAAAAGCGATAACACCGCAGCCAATCTGGTGCTGAAAGCGGTCGGCGGTCCGCCCAAATTGACGGAGTATCTGCGTGGTCTGGGGGACGAAATCACCCGTCTGGATCGGTGGGAAACTGAACTGAACGAGGCAACGCCGGGCGACCCGCGTGATACGACCTCGCCAGCGGCGATGGCGTCTA is drawn from Hahella sp. KA22 and contains these coding sequences:
- the bla gene encoding class A beta-lactamase; this translates as MTRRRLAALLGSACVGGLLMLSGVSAAADKPVQLEKVFAKLEDRLGARMGVMVLDTQTGRTWEQRGQERFPLCSTFKVLACAALLAKVDAGEENLTRRVQIQARDIVTYSPVTKDRIGGEGMTLGELCHAAMTKSDNTAANLVLKAVGGPPKLTEYLRGLGDEITRLDRWETELNEATPGDPRDTTSPAAMASTLRKLFLDSPLSPASRQQLTNWFLANETGDAKLRAGLPQDWRIGDRTGGGAYGSTNDVAVIWPTGREPLIVAVYITETEAAFDDRNKTIADVGRAVGAAFQP